In the genome of Telluria mixta, the window GCCGCGCGAGCGTCGGGAGCCAGGGTGCGCAGGTCAAGCGCAACCGCCAGCTGGCGGAGGGTTCTCCGCTCGCGCTGGAACTGGGCCAGATCGTCAGCGCCGCGCTGATGGCGAACCCGCTGTTCTTTTCGAGCGTGCTCCCGTTGCGCATCCTGCCGCCGTTCTTCAACAGCTATGCGGGCGGGGAACACTACGGCCTGCACATCGACGGCGCCATCCGCTCGCAACGGGGTGCATCACCCGTCCGCTCGGACGTGTCGTGCACCGTGTTCCTGAGCGATCCGGACGACTACGACGGCGGCGAGCTGACGGTCGTCGACACGTACGGCACGCACGAAGTGAAGCTGCCGGCGGGCGATGCGATCGTCTATCCGTCGTCCAGCGTGCACGAAGTGAAGCCGGTGACGCGCGGCGAGCGCGTGGCATCGTTCCTGTGGGTGCAGAGCATGGTGCGCGACGACTGGAAGAGGGCGATGCTGCTGGAGCTGGACACCAACATCCAGGCCTTGCGTGCGAAGCACGGCGATGGGGCGGAGATGGTGGCCCTCACAGGGCATTATCACAACCTGCTCCGGATGTGGGCGGAGACCTGACCTCAAGACCGTCGTTCCCGCGCAGGCGGGAACCCAAGTTTGCCGGCTGGGCAACGAACTTGGGCCCCTGCCTTCGCAGGGGCGACGGTCTTAAAGGTAACAATGAAAAAGGGCCGGAACCCGTCAAGGTTCCAGCCCTTTTGCTTTTCTAAAGCAGCTTAAGCCGCCAGCAACTGCCGCAGCACGAACGGCAGGATGCCGCCATGCTTGTAGTAATCCACTTCGATCGGCGTATCGATGCGCAGCAGGACCGAAGTCTCCTTGGTCGAGCCGTCGGCGCGGTGGATGACCAGCGTAGCCTGCATCTGCGGACGGATCTCGCCTTCCAGGCCCTTCAGGTCATACGTCTCGTTGCCGGTGATGCCCAGCGTCTCGACGCTGTCGTCGCCCAGGAACTGCAGCGGCAGCACGCCCATGCCGACCAGGTTCGAACGGTGGATGCGCTCGAACGAGCGGGCGATCACGGCCTTCACGCCCAGCAGCTGGGTGCCTTTCGCCGCCCAGTCGCGCGAGGAGCCGGTGCCGTACTCTTCGCCCGCGAAGATCATCGTCGGGGTGCCTTCCGCGATGTACTTCATGGCCGCGTCGTAGATCGACAGCTGTTCGCCGCTCGGCTGGTGGATCGTGATGCCGCCTTCGACTGCCGAACCGTCGGCTTTCGGCGGGATCATCTTGTTCTTGATGCGGACGTTCGCGAACGTACCGCGCATCATGATCTCGTGGTTGCCGCGGCGCGAGCCGTACGAGTTGAAGTCGGCCTTGATGACGCCGTGGTCCTTCAGCCATTTACCGGCCGGACCGTCTTCCTTGATCGAACCGGCCGGGGAGATGTGGTCGGTGGTGATCGAGTCGCCGAACACGCCCAGCGCGCGCGCATTGGCGATGCCGGCGGCGGCCGCTTTCGGGGTCATCTCGAAGTCGCCGAAGAACGGCGGCTCGGCGATGTAGGTCGACTCCGGCCAGTCGTAGACCTGGCCCGACACCGACGACACGGCTTCCCACAGCGCGCCCGGGTTGCCCTTGACGTCCGCGTAGTTGGCCTTGAAGACCTCGGAGTTCATCGCGAACTTCATCAGGTCGTGGATCTCCTGCGAGGTCGGCCAGATGTCGCCCAGGTAGACGTCGACGCCGTCCGAACCCTTGCCGACCGGTTCCGTCATCAGGTCGCGCGTGACGTTGCCGGCGATCGCGTAGGCGACGACCAGCGGCGGCGAGGCCAGGAAGTTGGAGCGGATGTTCGGGTGGATACGTGCTTCGAAGTTGCGGTTGCCCGACAGGACGGCGGCGGCGATGATGTCGTTCGACGTGATCGCGGCGTTCAGTTCTGGCGTCAGGTCGCCGGCGTTGCCGATGCAGGTGGTGCAGCCGTACGCGGTCACGCCGAAGCCCAGCTGCGTCAGGTACGGCAGCAGGCCGGTCGCTTCCAGGTAGTTGGTGACGACGCGCGATCCCGGCGCCAGCGACGACTTGATGTGCGGTGCGACCGTCAGGCCCTTTTCGACGGCCTTCTTGGCCAGCAGGCCCGCGGCCAGCAGCACGCTCGGGTTCGACGTGTTGGTGCACGAGGTGATCGCGGCGATCAGCACGTCGCCGTTTTTCACGCGCACGCCGTTGGTCGTCTCGTAGACCTTCGACAGGTCTTCCGGCGACTTGTTGAAGCCGTTTTCGCTCGTCGGCTTGGAGAACAGCTCGGTGAAATTGTGCTTCACGTTGCCCAGTTCGATGCGGTCCTGCGGACGCTTCGGGCCGGCCAGCGACGGGGTGACGGTCGACAGGTCCAGGTGCAGCACGCGGGTGTAGTCGATCTCGCCGTCTTTCGGGATGCCGAACAGTTGTTGGGCCTTGTAGTAGTTTTCGAAGGCGGCCAGTTCTTCTTCCGTGCGGCCGGTGCCGCGGAAGTAGTCGACGGTCTTTTCGTCGACCGGGAAGAAGCCCATCGTGGCGCCGTATTCCGGTGCCATGTTGCCGATGGTGGCGCGGTCGGTGGTCGACAGCGACGCGGTGCCTTCGCCGAAGAATTCCACGAACTTGCCGACGACCTTCTCTTTACGCAGCATCTCGGTGATGGTCAGCACCAGGTCGGTCGCGGTGCAGCCTTCGCGCAGCACGCCGGTCAGGTTGACGCCGATGACGTCCGGGGTCAGGAAGTAGACCGGCTGGCCCAGCATGCCGGCTTCCGCCTCGATGCCGCCCACGCCCCAGCCGACGACGCCGACGCCGTTGATCATGGTGGTGTGCGAGTCGGTGCCGACCAGCGTGTCCGGGTAGTACATCGAACCGTTCTTCATCACGCCGCGCGCGAGGTATTCCAGGTTGACCTGGTGGACGATGCCGAAGCCCGGGGGCACGACGCCGAACGTGTCGAACGCCTGCATGCCCCACTTCATGAACTGGTAGCGCTCGTTATTGCGCTGGAACTCGATCTTCATGTTCAGGTCGAGCGCGTCCGGGGTGCGGAAGTGGTCGATCGTGACCGAGTGGTCGACGACCAGGTCCACCGGGACGAGCGGCTCGATCTTCTTCGGATCGGCGCCGGTCTTGGCGGCCACGTTGCGCATCGCGGCCAGGTCGGCCAGCAGCGGCACGCCGGTGAAGTCCTGCAGCACGACGCGGGCGACGACGAACGGGATCTCTTCGGTGCGGGCGGCGGTGGGGCCCCAGTTCGCCAGCTGGCGGACGTGCTCTTCCGTCACCTTCTTGCCGTCGCAATTGCGCAGCACGGATTCGAGGACGATACGGATCGACACCGGCAGGCGCGACAGGTTCACGCCCAGCGATTCGGCCAGGGCCGGGAGGGAATGGAACTGGCCGGTCTGTCCCCCAGCGAGCGGGAATTCCTTCAGCGTATTCAACGTGTTCTGAGACATTAACTTCTCCTTTGTGGGGATATTGTTGTTACCTGCAACTCAATCAGCTTTTCGGTTCGGCCGGCGCCGCGGCCACCACCGGCGGCCTGGCCTGCTCCGCGTCCTTGCATTCGTTGGCCAGCTGGCGGCTCTGCTTCGAATCGAGCAGGATGCCTTTCGACGGAATGCCGATCCAGACCAGGCCGAGCTTCGCATTCTCGTAGCGCTGCGCGCCCGTGGTCGTACCCACCTTGTCCATGAGGCGCAGGCGGTTCTTCCAGCGCAGGGCGATGTGGCTGTCGTCCATCAGGTTGCGGTAGATGGTGACTTTGTTGTTCAATTCGCAAGAATACTCGGCCATCGTCGTGTCGGTGATGTCCGGTTCGGGCTCGTTGTCGGCGATGTCTTGCTTAGTGTCCTCTTTTTTTGCCTTTTTATGCTTGGAGGATTTTGCCTTTTCTTTCAAGACTTTGGTTGCCTTGGGGTGCGTTTCGGCAGCGGATGCTTGCACGCAAAGACCAGCGGCCGCGAGCGCAAAGGCACAGGCGGCAGCGATGTGTTTCAGAGTGATGGCCATCAGATGGATTCCGGTTGATTGACGAGTGCCGCCGCGGCATCCGGCAGCGCAAGGCCGGCCAGCTTCGCGCGCTGCAACACTGTCCAATAATATCGGTAGCTGGCGCGGTCGTGCAAGCGGCCACCGTGGGCGATCGGACCCCAGTCCTTCGCCATGGCCGCGGTCAGGATGCTCGTCGCTTCGTTCACCTCGGCCAGGCGCGGCGTGAACGCCTTGACGATCGGCTTGATCTGGTCGGGGTGGATGCTCCACATGCGCGTAAAGCCGAATTCGGCGGCGGCACGCTGGGCGTCGTTGGCGACGACGGCGCTGTCCTTGATCTCGGTCGTCACATTATGCGAAGGGACTTTGTCATGCGCATGACATGCCGCAACCATCTCCAGCTTCGCCCGGACGACGAGGGGATGGGTAAATTGACCCGGCGTACGCATCGCGGCGGCCGGCACCGCGCCGTAGTGGGCCGAGACGAAATCCATGATGCCGAACGACAGGGATTCGACCTGGGGCAGGGCGGCGATCGCGTACACGTCGTGCAGGGCGCCGTGCGTTTCGATCAGGACGTGCAGCGGCAGGCGCTTTTCTTCTCCGCGTCCGGCTTTTGCGGCGGCCAAGTTGACGAGGTCCTGCGCGCGCAGCACGTCTTCGAGGCTGTTCGGCTTGGGCAGCACGACGTAGGCGAGCTTTTGCGCGGCGGCGCCGACGATGATCTCGACGTCCTGCGCGAAATGGACACTCCCCACGTCGTGCAGGCGGGCGCCGATCCGGTTATGGCGGTTGTCGTCGCTGTTGATCAACGTTGCCACGAGCTCGGCGTGCGCGCGCTCGTCGCCGGCGCTGGCGCCGTCCTCGCAATCGAAGGTGATGTCGAAAATGGGACCAAGCTCTTGTTGCAGGGCCATCGATTTGCGCATCAGCTTCTCGCTGCCGGCATAGTGGTCGCAGGCAGGGAGCAGCAATGGCTGGCGTTGGCCCTGGAATAAAACCTCGGAAGGATGCATATTGATTCCGAAAAAAACGGCGGCGCGTCGTGCGCGCCGCCGTTATGGGATTACTGGCCCAGCAGGTGAGCGACGCCTGCGCGCTCTTCGTTCAGTTCGTTCAGCGTCAGGTTGATGCGCTCTTGCGAGAACGCGTCGATTTCCAGGCCCTGCACGATCTTGTACTCGCCGTTTTCGGTGGTCACCGGGAAGCCGAAGACGATGCCTTCCGGGATGCCGTACGAACCGTCCGACGGCACGCCCATCGTGGTCCACTTGCCGTTGGTGCCCAGCACCCAGTCACGCACGTGGTCGATGGCGGCATTGGCGGCCGAAGCTGCCGACGATGCGCCGCGGGCGTCGATGATGGCGGCGCCGCGCTTGCCGACGGTCGGCAGGAACGTATTGGCGTTCCATTCCTGGTCGTTGATCAGGTCCTTGACCGACTGGCCGTCGACCGTAGCGAAGCGGTAGTCGGCGTACATGGTCGGCGAGTGGTTGCCCCAGACGACCATCTTCTCGATGCCGCCGACGGCCTTGCCGGTCTTGGCAGCGACTTGCGACAGGGCGCGGTTGTGGTCCAGGCGCAGCATGGCGGTGAAGTTCTTGGCCGGCAGGTTCGGGGCCGATTTCATCGCGATATGGGCGTTGGTGTTGGCCGGGTTGCCGACCACCAGGACTTTCACGTCGCGCGATGCGACGGCGTCCAGGGCCTTGCCCTGCACCGTGAAGATCTGGGCGTTGGCTTCCAGCAGGTCTTTACGCTCCATGCCCGGGCCGCGCGGACGGGCACCGACCAGCAGGGCGACGTCGGCATCCTTGAATGCGGTCATCGGGTCGCTGTGGGCGGTCATGCCCGCCAGCAGCGGGAATGCGCAATCTTCCAGTTCCATCATGACGCCTTTCAGCGCCTTCTGTGCTTTTTCGTTGTCGATTTCGAGCAGCTGCAGAATGACCGGCTGGTCCTTGCCCAGCATGTCGCCGTTGGCGATGCGGAACAGCAGGGAATAGCCGATCTGGCCGGCCGCGCCGGTAACGGCAACGCGCTTAGGGGTTTTAGCCATGATGAATCTCCAAAGTGGGAAAGAAAAACGGGGCGACGCAGAGGATACGCCAGTTTGGGAAAACTGCAATCATACCAAAAGCACTACCCGCGGGCCGGGCGTGCGACAGTTGCCGACAGGCGGGGCGCCCACGCTCGATCGACCGCGAGTGTATGCCCGCACGATTCCATCTGTCAATTCATATCATATGTCTTATATAAGACACATAATCCGAGGGTTTCTCCACTGGACGGACCTTTGGATTTATGAAAAAATCGCTGTCTATGAACCCAGCCCCGTCCAATCCGAACAGCAATGGCGCCACGAATACGAGCGCCGGCAGCGCTGTCGGCGGCGCGGCGCCTTCCCCCACCTTCTCTCCACTTTACCAGCAGATCAAGGCGCTCATCACGCAGAGCCTGCAGTCCGGCGAGTGGAAGCCGGGCGAACTGATCCCCAGCGAAGTCGAGCTGGCCGGCCGCTACAAGGTCAGCCAGGGCACCGTACGCAAGGCCATCGACGAGCTCGCCGCCGAGCACCTCGTCGTGCGCCGCCAGGGTAAAGGCACGTTCGTCGCCACCCACAACGAGGCGCGTGCCCACTTCCGTTTCCTCAAGCTGATGCCCGACGAGGGCGTCCCCCAGCATTTCGATCACGAATACCTCGAGGTCAAGCGCATCCGTGCGCCGGCCGAGGTGGCGCGCCTGCTCGACCTGAAGTCGGGCGACGCGGTCGTCTATATCAAACGGCTGATGAGCGACGGCGGCGCGCCGACGATCCTGGAAGAACTCTGGCTGCCGGGGCAGCTGTTCAAGGGGCTGACGGCCGAGCGCCTGGCGGAATACAAGGGCCCGATGTATGGACTGTTCGAATCGGAGTTCGGCACGCGCATGATCCGCGCGTCGGAAAAGATCCGGGCGGTGGCGGCGGACACGCCCACGGCACTGGCGCTGAAAGTGCCGGAAGGAACGCCGCTGCTGTGCGCGGACCGGGTGTCGTTCACCTATGGAGACAAGGCGGTGGAATTGCGGCGTGGGCTGTATCTGACCACCAAACACCATTACCAAAACGAATTGTCCTGAATTGTTTTTGTGCCGGCTCTATGCTGGTGCATGAATCGCTTGCAGCGATTACAATGCCTTGATTTTGGGCAAGCGTCGACGACCCCGCCGGCGCAATCCCGGGTCCACTATAAATATACGCTTTAAGGGAGGTGTTCCAATGTCCGAAGCCGTGAAAAACGCGCAAAAAAGAGGGCAGCCGATCCGTAATGTGAGCATTACGGACATCACGATGAATTACAAGCAGCCGCCGTCGGCCATCGTGTCGATCCTGCACCGTATCAGCGGCTTCGTGCTGTTCCTCTTCCTGCCGTTCCTGCTCTACCTGTTCGAGCAGAGCATCCGTTCCGAGATCTCGTTCGCGCACTTCGCGGGCATCGTCAGCCATCCGTTCACGAAGATCGTCATCCTGGGCCTGTCCTGGGGCTACCTGCACCACTTCTGCGCCGGTATCCGCCACCTGTTCATGGACAATCACATGGCCCTGGACAAGGACGCCTCGCAGCGCACCGCCCGTTACGTGCTGGTCGTCGCCCTGGCGCTGACCCTGCTGGTCGCCCTCAAACTGTTCGGAGTGTTTTAATTATCATGGCTACTACCCCCAAGAACATCGGACAGCGCCGCCTCGTCGTCGGCGCGCACTACGGCATGCGCGACTGGCTGGCCCAGCGCGTGACCGCCATCGTGATGGTCGTCTTCACCGTCATCCTGCTGGTCTCGTTCCTGACCGGCCAGAATTTCACCTACGAAGGCTGGGCCGGCCTGTTCGCCCGCCAGTGGTTCAAGCTTTTCACGATGGTCACGTTCTTCGGCCTGTTCTACCACGTGTGGGTGGGCATCCGTGACATCTGGATGGACTACGTCAAACCGGTCGGCATCCGCCTGACCCTGCAGATCGCCACGGTGCTCTGGCTGCTCGCCTGCGCCGCCTGGACTGTGCAAATTCTCTGGAGCGTGTAATCGTGGCAGCAATCAACACCAACATCCCCGTCCGCCATTTCGACGTCGTCATCGTCGGCGCCGGCGGTTCCGGCCTGCGCGCGGCGCTGCAACTGTCCGAAGCGGGCCTGAACGTGGCCGTGCTGTCGAAAGTGTTCCCGACCCGTTCGCACACGGTCGCCGCACAGGGCGGCATCGGCGCGTCCCTCGGCAACATGAGCGAGGACGACTGGTACTGGCACATGTTCGACACCGTCAAGGGTTCGGACTACCTGGGCGACCAGGACGCCATCGAATTCATGTGCCGCGAAGCCCCGAAGGTCGTGTACGAACTGGAACACTTCGGCATGCCGTTCGACCGCAACCCGGACGGCACGATCTATCAACGTCCGTTCGGCGGCCACACCGCGAACTTCGGCGAGAAGCCGGTGCAGCGCGCCTGCGCCGCCGCCGACCGTACCGGCCACGCGCTGCTGCACACGCTGTACCAGCGTAACGTCCGCTCGCGCACGCACTTCTTCGTCGAGTGGCAGGCGCTGGACCTGGTGCGCAATGCCGACGGCGACGTCCTCGGCGTCGTCGCGCTGGAAATGGAAACGGGCGACGTCATGATGCTGCAGGCGAAAACGACCGTGTTCGCCACGGGCGGCGCGGGCCGTATCTTCGCCGCGTCGACCAACGCCTTCATCAACACCGGCGACGGCCTGGGCATGGCGGCACGTGCCGGCATCCCGCTGCAGGACATGGAGTTCTGGCAGTTCCACCCGACCGGCGTGGCCGGCGCGGGCGTCCTGATCACGGAAGGCGTGCGCGGCGAGGGCGGTATCCTCATCAACAGCAATGGCGAACGTTTCATGGAGCGCTACGCGCCGACCTTGAAAGACCTGGCGCCGCGCGACTTCGTGTCGCGCTCGATGGACCAGGAAATCAAGGAAGGCCGCGGCGTGGGTCCGAACAAGGACCACGTGCTGCTGGACCTGCGCCACATCGGCGCGGACACGATCCGCAAGCGCCTGCCGTCGATCCTGGAAATCGGCCACAAGTTCGCCAACGTCGACGCGACCAAGGAACCGATCCCGGTCGTGCCGACCATCCACTACCAGATGGGCGGCATCCCGACCAACATCCACGGCCAGGTCGTCGTCCCCGACGGCACCGGTTCGCAGAAGGTCGTCAATGGCCTGTACGCGATCGGCGAATGCTCGTGCGTGTCGGTGCACGGCGCGAACCGCCTGGGCACGAACTCGCTGCTCGACCTGGTGGTGTTCGGCCGCGCGGCCGGCAACCACATCGTTGCGCAGAATCTGAAAGAGCAGGGCAACCGCGCGCTGCCGAAGGATTTCGCCGACTACGCGCTGGGCCGCCTGAACCGCCTGGAGACCTCGACCGGCGGCGAGAAGGTGCAGGACGTCGCGAACGACATCCGCGCCACGATGCAGAAGCACTGCGGCGTGTTCCGCACGCAGGCGCTGATGGACGAAGGCGTCAAGGAAATCATGGCCCTGGACGAGCGCCGCAAGCACGTCTCGTTCAAGGACAAGTCGAAGGTGTTCAACACGGCGCGCATCGAAGCGATCGAACTGGACAACCTGATCGAAGTGGCCAAGGCGACCGTCGTGTCGGCCGCGGCGCGCAAGGAATCGCGCGGCGCCCACGCCCACAGCGACTACGAGCAGCGCGACGACGTGAACTGGATGAAGCACACCCTGTTCTACTCGGAAGGCAACCGTCTCGACTACAAGCCGGTCGTGACCAAGCCGCTCACCGTCGACACGTTCAAACCGAAGCCCCGCACGTTCTAATTTAGGTACCAAACAATGGCACGCACAGTCCAACTGAAGATTTACCGCTACGATCCGGACAAGGATTCGAAGCCCTATATGCAGGACGTCACCGTCCAGCTGAAAGACACCGACAAGATGCTGCTGGACGTCCTGCAGCGCATCAAGTCCGACGTCGACGACTCGCTGGCGCTGCGCCGCTCGTGCCGCGAAGGCGTGTGCGGTTCGGACGCGATGAACATCAACGGCAAGAACGGCCTGGCCTGCACGACGAACCTGAACGAGCTGACGCAGCCGATCGTGCTGCGTCCGCTGCCGGGCCTGCCGGTCATCCGCGACCTGATCGTGGACATGACCAACTTCTTCAAGCAGTACCACTCGATCAAGCCGTACCTGATCAACGAGTCGATCCCGCCTGAAAAGGAGCGTCTGCAGTCGCCGGAAGAGCGCGAAGAGCTGGACGGCGTGTACGAGTGCATCCTGTGCGCGTGCTGCTCGACGTCGTGCCCGTCGTTCTGGTGGAACCCGGACAAGTTCGTGGGCCCGGCCGGGCTGCTGCAGGCGTACCGCTTCATCGCCGACTCGCGCGACGAGGCGACCAACGAGCGCCTGGACAACCTGGAAGACCCGTACCGCCTGTTCCGCTGCCACTCGATCATGAATTGCACGGACGTGTGCCCGAAGGGTTTGAACCCGAACAAGGCCATCGGCAAGATCAAGGAATTGCTGGTACGCCGCGCGATCTAATCCCGGCTCATCGATACGTAACAGTAAAACTACCGTACTGCCGGCTACCGGCAGCCGGAGTATAGTGTTGACCCAACAACGGACTCTAGTGTGAATACGCATCAATCCGACCCCGCCAACCGTGCCCGCCTGCGCTGGCGCGCCCGCCGTGGCCTGCTCGAGAACGACCTGATCCTCACGCGCTTCCTGGATGCGCATGAAGAAACCTTGACGGACGAGGAAGTCGATGCGCTGACCCGTCTGCTGGACCTGGCGGATAACCCGCTGATGGACCTGCTGCTGGGGCGCGCCGAGCCCGAAGGCGAGGTCGACCTCCCGCATGTCCGCGCCCTGGTGGCGCGGCTGCGGCAAGCCTGAGCGAAACCGGAAGATTTCGTTTTATTTTGTCTTGTAGACTCACCTCCCAAAGAAGGAAGTGCCATGAACATCTCTGATACCAAAGCCACCCTGTCGTTCTCGGACGGCAGCCCATCGGTAGACATGCCGATCTACAAAGGCACGATCGGCCCGGACGTCGTCGACATCCGCAAGCTGTACGGCCAGACCGGCAAGTTCACCTATGACCCTGGCTTCATGTCGACCGCCGCCTGCCAGTCGGCCATCACCTACATCGATGGCGACAAGGGCGAGCTGCTGTACCGCGGCTACCCGATCGAGCAGCTGGCCGTCAACTGCGACTTCCTGGAGACCTGCTACCTGCTGCTGAACGGCGAACTGCCGAACGCCGCAGAAAAGGAAAAATTCGTCAGCACCGTGACCAAGCACACGATGGTCCACGAGCAGATGCAATTCTTCTTCCGCGGCTTCCGTCGCGACGCGCACCCGATGTCGGTGCTGGTCGGTACCGTCGGCGCGCTGGCGTCGTTCTACCACGACTCGCTGGACATCAACGATGCCAAGCAGCGCGAGATCTCGGCCATCCGCCTGATCGCCAAGCTGCCGACCCTGGTCGCCATGGCATACAAGTACTCGATCGGCCAGCCGTTCGTGTACCCGCGCAACGACCTGTCGTACAGCGCAAACTTCATGCGCATGATGTTCGGTAACCCGTGCGAAGAGTACAAGGTCAACGACGTCCTCGTCCGCGCCCTGGACCGCATCCTGATCCTGCACGCCGACCACGAGCAGAACGCGTCGACCTCGACCGTCCGTCTGGCCGGTTCGTCGGGCGCCAACCCGTTCGCGTGTATCGCAGCCGGTATCGCCTGCCTGTGGGGCCCGGCACACGGCGGCGCGAACGAAGCCGCACTGAACATGCTGAAGGAAATCGGCAGCGTCGAGAACATCCCTGGCTTCATCGAGAAGGTCAAGGACAAGAACTCGGGCGTGAAGCTGATGGGCTTCGGTCACCGCGTGTACAAGAACTTCGACCCGCGCGCCAAGCTGATGCGTGAAACCTGCCACGAAGTGCTGAACGAACTGGGCCTGCAGGACGACCCGCTGTTCAAGCTGGCGATGGAACTGGAAAAGATCGCCCTGAACGACGAATACTTCGTGTCGCGCAAGCTGTACCCGAACGTCGACTTCTACTCGGGCATCGTGCAGTCGGCCCTGGGCATCCCGGTCTCGCTGTTCACCGGTATCTTCGCGATGGCCCGTACCATCGGCTGGATCGCCCAGTGGAACGAGATGATCGCCGATCCGGAACAGAAGATCGGCCGTCCGCGCCAGCTGTTCGTTGGCTCGCCGCGCCGCGACGTGCCGACCATCGACAAGCGTTAAACCGCTTCGTCGTTGGACAGAAAGCGAGCCTGCGGGCTCGCTTTTTTTTGCTTTACACCGGCCGCGCGATTGCGCACCCATGCGGCCGTTCAGCGCCTTGTTGGACTTGCTCAGCCCGGCAGCTTTGCCGCAAGAACGTCAACCTTTTCGATGGACGGCGGCTGGGCAAATAGCTCACCCGCTTTTTCCATGAGCGCGGCTGCGACCGCGCCGGAAAGATGAGCCTGCCTTCCAGCCTCATCCGGAAACGCGTCAAAGATGCCAAAGGTTGACGGCCCCAGGCGGATGCCGAACCAGGCTGTGGTAGCGGGTTCTGCTTGAACGAGGGAAAGACCACTTAACAGAAAGTTCTCTACGTCTTTCTCCTTACCCGGCTTGGCTTCCAGACGAACGAATAACGCGAGTTTGACCATGACCTATCTCCTGTGGTTAAACAGACATGACTTCACCGGACCGCCACGCATTGCGGCGCAACCGCTTGATTCACGTGGCCAAGGGCAGTCTACCCGAAGGACCGATATCGACCCGTTCGCATTCCATCGAAGACTCGGCACGGCGACGAACGGCGACTCGGTGTTGTCGCGCCGGTTGCCGGCACGCATCAGCAATCGCTACAGTAAAACTTTTATGTCGATTTTGGCCGCTCTCAGCCGTTCGAGTCAGCTTGGCAGCTCGCCGAGCCAAAATAATGCTCGCCGGTTATCGAACGTCGGGGCATTTGCATTCACGGTACTGTATGTCCTCACTGCGATCTGCCAAGTTAACTCACAAGGGAGGGCATGATGAATGGACGTAAGAAACTGGCTGGACAGCGTATTGCCGTGCTGGCGACGGATGGCTTCGAACAGGTCGAACTGAGTGTGCCGGTCACCGCGCTGAAGGCGGCAGGGGCGCAGGTCGACATCGTCTCGCTGCACGGCGGCACCATCCGTGGCGTCAACCTGAACAAGCCGGCCAGGCGGGTCGACGTCGACAGGACGATCGAAGAGGCGAGGGTCAGCGATTACGACGGGCTCCTGATTCCCGGAGGCTTCATCAACCCGGATTTGCTGCGCCAGTCCGCCATGGCGCGCGACTGGGTGCGCGAGTTCGACCACCAGGGCAAACCGATCGCGACCCTGTGCCACGGACCATGGTTGCTTGCGTCGACC includes:
- the sdhD gene encoding succinate dehydrogenase, hydrophobic membrane anchor protein, coding for MATTPKNIGQRRLVVGAHYGMRDWLAQRVTAIVMVVFTVILLVSFLTGQNFTYEGWAGLFARQWFKLFTMVTFFGLFYHVWVGIRDIWMDYVKPVGIRLTLQIATVLWLLACAAWTVQILWSV
- the sdhA gene encoding succinate dehydrogenase flavoprotein subunit, translated to MAAINTNIPVRHFDVVIVGAGGSGLRAALQLSEAGLNVAVLSKVFPTRSHTVAAQGGIGASLGNMSEDDWYWHMFDTVKGSDYLGDQDAIEFMCREAPKVVYELEHFGMPFDRNPDGTIYQRPFGGHTANFGEKPVQRACAAADRTGHALLHTLYQRNVRSRTHFFVEWQALDLVRNADGDVLGVVALEMETGDVMMLQAKTTVFATGGAGRIFAASTNAFINTGDGLGMAARAGIPLQDMEFWQFHPTGVAGAGVLITEGVRGEGGILINSNGERFMERYAPTLKDLAPRDFVSRSMDQEIKEGRGVGPNKDHVLLDLRHIGADTIRKRLPSILEIGHKFANVDATKEPIPVVPTIHYQMGGIPTNIHGQVVVPDGTGSQKVVNGLYAIGECSCVSVHGANRLGTNSLLDLVVFGRAAGNHIVAQNLKEQGNRALPKDFADYALGRLNRLETSTGGEKVQDVANDIRATMQKHCGVFRTQALMDEGVKEIMALDERRKHVSFKDKSKVFNTARIEAIELDNLIEVAKATVVSAAARKESRGAHAHSDYEQRDDVNWMKHTLFYSEGNRLDYKPVVTKPLTVDTFKPKPRTF
- a CDS encoding succinate dehydrogenase iron-sulfur subunit translates to MARTVQLKIYRYDPDKDSKPYMQDVTVQLKDTDKMLLDVLQRIKSDVDDSLALRRSCREGVCGSDAMNINGKNGLACTTNLNELTQPIVLRPLPGLPVIRDLIVDMTNFFKQYHSIKPYLINESIPPEKERLQSPEEREELDGVYECILCACCSTSCPSFWWNPDKFVGPAGLLQAYRFIADSRDEATNERLDNLEDPYRLFRCHSIMNCTDVCPKGLNPNKAIGKIKELLVRRAI
- a CDS encoding FAD assembly factor SdhE yields the protein MNTHQSDPANRARLRWRARRGLLENDLILTRFLDAHEETLTDEEVDALTRLLDLADNPLMDLLLGRAEPEGEVDLPHVRALVARLRQA
- the gltA gene encoding citrate synthase; the encoded protein is MNISDTKATLSFSDGSPSVDMPIYKGTIGPDVVDIRKLYGQTGKFTYDPGFMSTAACQSAITYIDGDKGELLYRGYPIEQLAVNCDFLETCYLLLNGELPNAAEKEKFVSTVTKHTMVHEQMQFFFRGFRRDAHPMSVLVGTVGALASFYHDSLDINDAKQREISAIRLIAKLPTLVAMAYKYSIGQPFVYPRNDLSYSANFMRMMFGNPCEEYKVNDVLVRALDRILILHADHEQNASTSTVRLAGSSGANPFACIAAGIACLWGPAHGGANEAALNMLKEIGSVENIPGFIEKVKDKNSGVKLMGFGHRVYKNFDPRAKLMRETCHEVLNELGLQDDPLFKLAMELEKIALNDEYFVSRKLYPNVDFYSGIVQSALGIPVSLFTGIFAMARTIGWIAQWNEMIADPEQKIGRPRQLFVGSPRRDVPTIDKR
- a CDS encoding putative quinol monooxygenase — protein: MVKLALFVRLEAKPGKEKDVENFLLSGLSLVQAEPATTAWFGIRLGPSTFGIFDAFPDEAGRQAHLSGAVAAALMEKAGELFAQPPSIEKVDVLAAKLPG